One Panicum virgatum strain AP13 chromosome 3N, P.virgatum_v5, whole genome shotgun sequence DNA segment encodes these proteins:
- the LOC120665277 gene encoding uncharacterized protein LOC120665277 isoform X2: MAISSALRRCEPWAAARFLLASRSGWRVHPPQTHPHRAECSALLSSLSAPQPGAAAEAQLLRVINYEISCAQQDCKKRDWAKELGEGFPFEIQDKEGTSRITLTRKDQKERIEVDVFLPSPADSLEQNFEQEDRVEGDNRQGQASNSAGNQYYIPLLVKIRKGTASRLEISCRSYPDELTIESLAFGPRDKSVDSSNVEAKIRKLVGRTAHYTRNEFIIWTSNKFIQDRRTCNCWDSATVSA, translated from the exons ATGGCCATCTCTTCCGCCCTCCGGCGCTGCGagccctgggcggcggcgcgctttcTCCTCGCGTCCAGGAGTGGCTGGCGTGTCCATCCTCCCCAGACCCATCCCCACCGCGCCGAGTGCTCCGCTCTTCTCTCTTCCCTctccgccccgcagccgggcgccgccgccgaagcccaGCTCCTCCGGGTCATAAACTATGAGATCTCCTGCGCGCAGCAAGACTGCAAGAAACGCGACTGG GCAAAGGAATTAGGGGAAGGGTTCCCCTTTGAGATCCAGGACAAGGAGGGTACCAGTAGGATAACTCTCACCAGGAAAGATCAGAAGGAGCGAATTGAAGTGGACGTGTTCTTACCGAGCCCTGCTGATAGCTTGGAGCAGAATTTTGAGCAAGAGGACCGGGTAGAAGGTGACAACCGCCAGGGACAAGCCAGTAATTCTGCTGGAAATCAGTACTATATCCCGCTGCTGGTGAAAATTCGCAAAGGAACAGCTTCACGGCTGGAGATCAGTTGTAGATCTTACCCTGATGAACTCACCATTGAGAGTTTGGCATTTGGACCGAGGGATAAGTCTGTTGATTCATCAAATGTTGAAGCTAAGATAAG GAAACTTGTGGGCAGGACGGCCCATTATACAAGAAATGAGTTCATAATTTGGACATCGAATAAGTTCATTCAAGATCGCAGGACCTGCAACTGCTGGGACAGTGCCACAGTCAGTGCCTGA
- the LOC120665277 gene encoding uncharacterized protein At2g39795, mitochondrial-like isoform X1 encodes MAISSALRRCEPWAAARFLLASRSGWRVHPPQTHPHRAECSALLSSLSAPQPGAAAEAQLLRVINYEISCAQQDCKKRDWAKELGEGFPFEIQDKEGTSRITLTRKDQKERIEVDVFLPSPADSLEQNFEQEDRVEGDNRQGQASNSAGNQYYIPLLVKIRKGTASRLEISCRSYPDELTIESLAFGPRDKSVDSSNVEAKISSLPEELQQAFYSYLKSRAISSDVTNFLHAYMINKECHEYLAWLRKLKGLMKN; translated from the exons ATGGCCATCTCTTCCGCCCTCCGGCGCTGCGagccctgggcggcggcgcgctttcTCCTCGCGTCCAGGAGTGGCTGGCGTGTCCATCCTCCCCAGACCCATCCCCACCGCGCCGAGTGCTCCGCTCTTCTCTCTTCCCTctccgccccgcagccgggcgccgccgccgaagcccaGCTCCTCCGGGTCATAAACTATGAGATCTCCTGCGCGCAGCAAGACTGCAAGAAACGCGACTGG GCAAAGGAATTAGGGGAAGGGTTCCCCTTTGAGATCCAGGACAAGGAGGGTACCAGTAGGATAACTCTCACCAGGAAAGATCAGAAGGAGCGAATTGAAGTGGACGTGTTCTTACCGAGCCCTGCTGATAGCTTGGAGCAGAATTTTGAGCAAGAGGACCGGGTAGAAGGTGACAACCGCCAGGGACAAGCCAGTAATTCTGCTGGAAATCAGTACTATATCCCGCTGCTGGTGAAAATTCGCAAAGGAACAGCTTCACGGCTGGAGATCAGTTGTAGATCTTACCCTGATGAACTCACCATTGAGAGTTTGGCATTTGGACCGAGGGATAAGTCTGTTGATTCATCAAATGTTGAAGCTAAGATAAG TAGTCTTCCTGAGGAATTGCAGCAAGCATTCTATTCCTACTTGAAAAGTAGAGCCATTTCGTCAGATGTTACCAACTTCTTGCATGCATACATGATAAACAAAGAGTGCCATGAGTACTTGGCTTGGCTGAGAAAACTTAAGGGtttgatgaaaaattaa
- the LOC120665276 gene encoding protein YIPF1 homolog, with product MEEGYANLPTSHLLGSVPAVTQDDRKPAAPDAQDVGATSRLQEFPPALGGNGGGYRPPGAPADGDVENQANWKGYFNVASYAPYFNVDTDVVVDRLISSVYPMDGFYRKIDANPDMYGPLWITTTLIFMLAALGNFATYLMQKKRHLDIWNFDVGYFNWAASVMYGYAIIVPAIFFFLFQYFGSRPSLVRFWCMWGYSLFVFIPASVLLLIPVEFLRWVIIALAGGASSWFIALNLKECTEGADLMVLIASAAVLQFALALFIKVFFFA from the exons ATGGAGGAGGGCTACGCCAACCTCCCCACCAGCCACCTCCTTGGCTCCGTCCCC GCTGTGACGCAAGACGATAGGAAGCCCGCCGCCCCCGATGCCCAAG ATGTAGGCGCCACCTCGCGGTTGCAGGAGTTCCCGCCTGCTCTGGGTGGTAATGGAGGAGGGTATCGGCCACCAGGCGCCCCAGCAG ATGGAGATGTAGAAAACCAAGCAAATTGGAAAGGATACTTCAATGTTGCATCTTATGCCCCATACTTCAATGTTGATACTGATGTTGTAGTTGACAGGCTCATCAGCTCTGTTTATCCAATGGATGGTTTTTACAGGAAGATTGATGCTAATCCTGACAT GTATGGGCCTTTATGGATCACAACTACTCTTATATTCATGCTAGCTGCATTGGGTAACTTTGCTACTTATCTGATGCAAAAGAAAAGGCATCTGGACATATGGAACTTTGATGTTGGTTATTTCAATTGGGCAGCATCAGTCATGTATGGTTATGCTATCATTGTGCCCGCCATCTTCTTTTTCCTGTTTCAGTATTTTGGATCACGCCCAAGTCTTGTTCGATTTTGGTGTATGTGGGGCTATTCTCTATTTGTCTTCATACCTGCATCT GTACTTTTGCTTATTCCTGTGGAATTTCTTCGGTGGGTCATCATTGCTCTTGCTGGTGGTGCATCATCCTGGTTCATTGCTTTAAACTTGAAGGAATGCACAGAAGGAGCTGATCTGATGGTTTTGATAGCTAGTGCAGCAGTGCTGCAGTTTGCTCTGGCACTGTTCATCAAAGTTTTCTTTTTTGCCTGa
- the LOC120665278 gene encoding uracil phosphoribosyltransferase-like — protein sequence MPSPATAAAVAASAPLHRRACARQHLPPASRCFLPSRALLNSARLFTAPAPLPVHAPRLPPTAARAASPDAAAARSPTSGGQMLVFVPPHPLIKHWVSVLRNEQTPCSIFKSAMAELGRLLIYEASRDWLPTITGEIETPVAVASVEFIDPREPVLVIPILRAGLALAELASSVLPATKTYHLGLRRDEETLQPSIYLNNLPDNIPEGSRVLVVDPMLATGGTIVAAIDLLIERGVTSKQIKVVSAVAAPPALQKLNNKFPGLHVYTGIIDPEVNEKGFIIPGLGDAGDRSFAT from the exons ATGCCTTCGCCCGCCACGGCCGCGGCCGTGGCCGCGTCGGCGCCTCTCCACCGCCGCGCATGCGCGCGTCAGCACCTCCCTCCGGCCTCCCGGTGCTTCCTCCCCTCCCGCGCGCTCCTCAATTCCGCGCGCCTCTTCACCGCCCCCGCCCCGCTGCCCGTCCACGCGCCGAGGCTGCCTcccacggcggcgagggcggccagccccgacgccgcggccgcgagATCGCCCACATCAGGCGGACAGATGCTG GTGTTCGTCCCGCCGCACCCGCTGATAAAGCATTGGGTCTCCGTCCTGCGCAACGAGCAGACACCCTGCTCCATATTCA AGAGTGCTATGGCAGAGCTTGGTCGTCTACTCATATATGAAGCATCCAGAGATTGGTTG CCTACAATCACTGGAGAGATTGAAACACCTGTAGCTGTAGCTAGTGTTGAATTTATTGATCCAAGAGAGCCTGTTCTG GTTATTCCAATACTGAGAGCTGGTCTTGCCCTAGCTGAACTTGCTTCATCAGTTCTGCCAGCCACCAAGACCTATCACCTTG GCCTTCGTAGGGATGAAGAAACACTTCAACCTTCAATATATCTGAACAA CCTGCCAGACAATATTCCAGAGGGGTCTCGAGTGCTAGTTGTTGACCCAATGCTGGCCACCG GTGGGACGATTGTTGCTGCTATTGACTTGTTAATTGAACGTGGAGTTACCAGCAAGCAGATTAAAGTA GTATCTGCtgttgcagcacctcctgcgctGCAAAAGCTCAATAACAAGTTCCCCGG GCTCCATGTGTACACAGGAATAATAGATCCTGAAGTAAACGAGAAAGG TTTTATAATTCCAGGGTTGGGGGATGCTGGTGACAGAAGCTTTGCCACATAA
- the LOC120665282 gene encoding uncharacterized protein LOC120665282 gives MCEVVMAYQTMKQELKSFFGTNVSTLKEYVEVVDERLDDVFIGTYVGPAAVLNPRYAYTMEPTQQMFRGLKDTFQRMTDLQSAVQALQELDVFRQKIGEYSSDMAMRMAMDPKTSPSSWWMMFGSSTPKLQYLAMRLVSQCCSSSGCERNWSTFALLHTKVRNRLSHKKLNKLVYVNYNLRLRLEEVSGPLMREEGDFIDQLAHLSFYDEKNPVREWMEYGRSNRAPVLDEDDDDGDIPLPSHIVRDQINVSDLREATGNDSISDWARQNIGDTHLGKRKLHKGPKKGDSKRRKGKGTAKPVSSDTETDDGEGERSPPYQESEDSSSADDGDDGDGAQPNAGGGGSGADDAAGGSGHARGVRFTGETQFTHATQDTDHGAPQSQRRTGGPTDYDSPQNSSSSYSDSRHSFHYPIPDISMQPPTRWVYEWEDPHFYTMLVQEWQTTSAWTGQTWQHYKAELLRVRGIALMSTAEYQTASQMGVFPFLR, from the exons atgtgcgaagtcgtgatggcctaccagactatgaaacaggagctgaagtctttctttggaacaaatgttTCCACACTGAAAGAGTATGTTGAGGTGGTGGACGAGAGGTTGGATGATGTGTTCATAGGCACGTATGTGGGTCCAG ctgctgtcctaaatccgaggtatgCCTATACGATGGAACCAACTCAACAAATGTTTCGTGGACTTAAGGATACATTTCAGCGCATGACGGATCTCCAGAGCGCCGTCCAGGCATTGCAGGAGCTTGACGTGTTTCGGCAGAAAATTGGCGAGTATAGCAGTGATATGGCAATGCGGATGGCGATGGACCcaaagacatccccat cgtcctggtggatgatgttcggatcaagtactccaaaactgcagtaccttgccatgaggcttgtttcacaatgttgttcatccagtggatgcgagcggaactggagtacttttgccttgctgcatacaaaggttcgcaatcggttgtcgcacaagaaacttaataagcttgtctatgtcaactacaatCTTCGTCTCCGACTCgaggaggtctccggcccactgatgcgtgaagaaggtgatttcattgaccagctagcccatctttcattctatgatgagaaaaatccggtgcgggaatggatggaatatggtagatctaaccgggctccagttctggacgaggatgatgatgacggcgacatccctctcccgtcccatattgtcagagatcaaataaacgtgtcagatctacgtgaggctacggggaatgattccatcagcgattgggcacgtcaaaatataggtgacactcacctagggaagagaaaGTTGCACAAGGGGCCTAAGAAGGGTGACTCGAAGCgtcgaaaaggcaaaggaacagcaaaaccagtgagcagcgacaccgagactgatgatggcgaaggtgagcgtagtcctccgtatcaggagtccgaggatagcagctcggccgatgatggtgatgatggtgacggtGCTCAGCCTAATGCTGGTGGTGGAGGTAGTGGTGCTGATGAtgctgctggtggtagtggtcatgctcgtggtgttcgtttcacag gggaaactcagttcacacatgctactcaggacaccgaccatggagcaccgcaatcgcagaggagaacaggtggaccgacggactatgacagtccacagaactcttcttcctcctacagcgattcgaggcactcttttcactatcccattcctgacatcagcatgcagccaccgacgagatgggtgtacgaatgggaagacccccatttttacactatgttagttcaggaatggcagacaacatcggcgtggacgggccaaacttggcaacactacaaggctgagctgcttagagtgcgaggtatcgctttgatgtccaccgccgaataccaaaccgcatctcaaatgggggtcttcccattcctacgttga
- the LOC120665281 gene encoding DDB1- and CUL4-associated factor 13-like isoform X2 — translation MRVKVISRSTEEFTRDRRQDLQKVFRNYDPGLRSQEKAVEYTRALNAAKLEKIFAKPFIGAMDGHIDAVSCMAKNPNHLKAIFSGSMDGDIRLWDISARKTVCQFPGHQGAVRGLTTSTDGDLLVSCGVDCTVRLWKVPMLKMVDTSDHTRDTSQPSAVYTWKHAFWGADHQWDGNLFATVGAQVDIWDPNRSEPINSFEWGKDTVLSVRFDPGDCNILITSASDRSLTLYDLRMSSPARKLIMKTRCNSVCWNPREPMNFTAANEDTNCYSFDARRLDEAKIVHKGHVSAVMDIDYSPTGREFITGSYDRTVRIFNYLGDHSREIYHTKRMQRVFCVKYTYDGTYLVSGSDDTNLRLWKSKASEQLGVLLPRERKKQEYLDAVKERYKHLPEVKRIVRHRHLPKPIYKAANLRRTMVEAENRKEERRRKHSAPGSMPGQPFRKRRIIKEVE, via the exons ATGAGGGTGAAGGTGATATCGCGCTCCACCGAAGAGTTCACGCGCGACCGCAGGCAGGACCTGCAG AAAGTATTCCGCAACTATGATCCAGGGCTTCGTAGTCAAGAGAAAGCCGTTGAGTACACTCGGGCACTTAATGCTGCAAAGTTAGAGAAG ATATTTGCTAAGCCATTTATTGGAGCTATGGATGGTCATATTGATGCGGTATCGTGCATGGCCAAGAACCCCAATCATTTGAAAGCAATATTTTCTGGTTCAATGGATGGAG ATATTCGCCTTTGGGACATTTCTGCAAG gaaGACAGTTTGCCAGTTCCCTGGACACCAAGGTGCTGTAAGAGGTCTAACAACATCTACGGATGGTGATCTTCTTGTATCATGTGGCGTGGACTGCAC TGTTCGACTCTGGAAAGTTCCAATGCTTAAAATGGTGGACACTAGTGACCATACTAGAGATACTTCCCAG CCATCAGCAGTCTACACCTGGAAGCATGCATTCTG GGGTGCTGACCACCAGTGGGACGGTAATCTTTTTGCTACTGTTGGTGCTCAAGTTGATATATGGGATCCTAACAG GTCGGAGCCAATAAATAGCTTTGAATGGGGTAAAGATACAGTTCTTTCGGTGCGCTTTGATCCTGGAGACTGTAATATTTTGATTACATCAGCCAG TGATCGGAGTCTAACACTTTATGACCTGCGCATGTCATCTCCAGCTAGAAAGCTAATAATGAAG ACAAGGTGCAATTCAGTATGCTGGAACCCTAGGGAGCCCATGAACTTCACTGCT GCAAATGAAGACACAAACTGCTACTCCTTTGATGCTAGAAGGCTAGATGAAGCCAAAATTGTTCACAAAGGCCATGTTTCAGCAGT GATGGATATTGACTACTCACCAACTGGGCGTGAATTTATTACTGGTTCCTATGATAGAACA GTAAGGATTTTTAATTATCTTGGTGATCATAGCAGAGAGATTTACCACACCAAGAGGATGCAAAG GGTATTTTGTGTGAAGTACACCTACGACGGGACATATCTAGTCTCTGGCAGTGATGATACAAATCTTCGGCTGTGGAAATCCAAAGCTTCGGAACAACTTGGAGTT CTTCTTCCACGGGAGCGCAAAAAGCAAGAATACCTGGATGCTGTGAAGGAGCGATATAAGCACCTCCCAGAAGTGAAGCGGATTGTGCG GCATAGACACCTGCCGAAGCCGATCTACAAGGCGGCCAACCTACGGCGTACGATGGTTGAAGCCGAGAACCGGAAAGAGGAGAGGAGGCGAAAGCACAGCGCTCCAGGGAGCATGCCCGGGCAGCCCTTCAGGAAGCGAAGGATCATCAAAGAAGTTGAGTAG
- the LOC120665279 gene encoding PRA1 family protein A1-like isoform X1: MDWSAVTAEDLVDALREVDWSTPPRPVPEFFSRFTVPRSYSKWTSRLKCNLYYYRTNYFILIMFILGIGFLWKPVAILAAFMTGLSIAFLNDSFAVTFNEKVTRTVRQFSPHLAAKMRPPITPVLRGRPSSKRSIHICGRPRWVFVLFFSAGLQKLDFVNAIFYHSSKLTPIVFVVAVSCILWLTSCSLLTVLWALLIALFATVLHASFRTPNLKARLNTFREEFRAVWRNYSEL, from the exons ATGGACTGGAGCGCGGTGACGGCGGAGGACCTGGTGGACGCGCTGCGGGAGGTGGACTggtccacgccgccgcggcccgtcCCGGAGTTCTTCTCCCGCTTCACCGTCCCCCGCTCCTACTCCAAGTGGACCAGCCGCCTCAAGTGCAACCTCTACTA CTACAGGACAAACTATTTCATCTTGATCATGTTCATCCTTG GGATTGGCTTCCTTTGGAAACCGGTTGCAATCCTTGCAGCCTTTATGACTGGACTCAGCATTGCATTTCTCAATGACAG TTTCGCGGTCACTTTCAATGAGAAAGTCACAAGGACAGTGAGACAATTTTCACCACATTTAGCTGCAAAGATGAGGCCACCAATAAC CCCTGTTCTCCGTGGTCGACCAAGCTCAAAGAGATCTATTCATATTTGTGGGCGACCTCGATGGGTGTTTGTTCTATTCTTTTCTGCAGGTCTGCAAAAACTGGACTTTGTAAATGCTATATTTTATCATTCTTCAAAACTGACACCAATTGTTTTTGTGGTTGCAGTTAGCTGTATACTCTGGTTGACCTCATGCAGTCTTCTCACAGTCCTCTGGGCACTTCTCATTGCTCTATTTG CAACTGTGCTTCATGCAAGCTTCAGAACACCTAATTTGAAAGCACGTCTGAATACATTCAGAGAGGAATTCCGAGCTGTTTGGAGGAATTACAGCGAGCTTTAA
- the LOC120665281 gene encoding DDB1- and CUL4-associated factor 13-like isoform X1: protein MLLFPFLPFLQLRVARLVWVRKIMLLQISVCGETGVAIRPTCRVTEKPFLSTAVAADERLEDGKLAVRLCAAQNHSSSPASSRQVLSCLADPAGTMRVKVISRSTEEFTRDRRQDLQKVFRNYDPGLRSQEKAVEYTRALNAAKLEKIFAKPFIGAMDGHIDAVSCMAKNPNHLKAIFSGSMDGDIRLWDISARKTVCQFPGHQGAVRGLTTSTDGDLLVSCGVDCTVRLWKVPMLKMVDTSDHTRDTSQPSAVYTWKHAFWGADHQWDGNLFATVGAQVDIWDPNRSEPINSFEWGKDTVLSVRFDPGDCNILITSASDRSLTLYDLRMSSPARKLIMKTRCNSVCWNPREPMNFTAANEDTNCYSFDARRLDEAKIVHKGHVSAVMDIDYSPTGREFITGSYDRTVRIFNYLGDHSREIYHTKRMQRVFCVKYTYDGTYLVSGSDDTNLRLWKSKASEQLGVLLPRERKKQEYLDAVKERYKHLPEVKRIVRHRHLPKPIYKAANLRRTMVEAENRKEERRRKHSAPGSMPGQPFRKRRIIKEVE, encoded by the exons ATGCTTCTCTTCCCTTTCCTTCCCTTCTTGCAGTTGCGGGTCGCTCGTCTTGTGTGGGTGAGAAAGATTATGCTGCTGCAGATTTCAGTTTGCGGTGAAACTGGAGTTGCAATTCGT CCCACTTGCAGGGTGACGGAGAAGCCTTTTCTCTCGACGGCAGTGGCAGCGGACGAGCGTTTGGAGGACGGGAAGCTTGCTGTGCGGCTGTGTGCGGCTCAAAATCATAGCTCCtcgcctgcttcttctcgcCAAGTGCTCTCCTGCCTCGCCGATCCCGCGGGCACGATGAGGGTGAAGGTGATATCGCGCTCCACCGAAGAGTTCACGCGCGACCGCAGGCAGGACCTGCAG AAAGTATTCCGCAACTATGATCCAGGGCTTCGTAGTCAAGAGAAAGCCGTTGAGTACACTCGGGCACTTAATGCTGCAAAGTTAGAGAAG ATATTTGCTAAGCCATTTATTGGAGCTATGGATGGTCATATTGATGCGGTATCGTGCATGGCCAAGAACCCCAATCATTTGAAAGCAATATTTTCTGGTTCAATGGATGGAG ATATTCGCCTTTGGGACATTTCTGCAAG gaaGACAGTTTGCCAGTTCCCTGGACACCAAGGTGCTGTAAGAGGTCTAACAACATCTACGGATGGTGATCTTCTTGTATCATGTGGCGTGGACTGCAC TGTTCGACTCTGGAAAGTTCCAATGCTTAAAATGGTGGACACTAGTGACCATACTAGAGATACTTCCCAG CCATCAGCAGTCTACACCTGGAAGCATGCATTCTG GGGTGCTGACCACCAGTGGGACGGTAATCTTTTTGCTACTGTTGGTGCTCAAGTTGATATATGGGATCCTAACAG GTCGGAGCCAATAAATAGCTTTGAATGGGGTAAAGATACAGTTCTTTCGGTGCGCTTTGATCCTGGAGACTGTAATATTTTGATTACATCAGCCAG TGATCGGAGTCTAACACTTTATGACCTGCGCATGTCATCTCCAGCTAGAAAGCTAATAATGAAG ACAAGGTGCAATTCAGTATGCTGGAACCCTAGGGAGCCCATGAACTTCACTGCT GCAAATGAAGACACAAACTGCTACTCCTTTGATGCTAGAAGGCTAGATGAAGCCAAAATTGTTCACAAAGGCCATGTTTCAGCAGT GATGGATATTGACTACTCACCAACTGGGCGTGAATTTATTACTGGTTCCTATGATAGAACA GTAAGGATTTTTAATTATCTTGGTGATCATAGCAGAGAGATTTACCACACCAAGAGGATGCAAAG GGTATTTTGTGTGAAGTACACCTACGACGGGACATATCTAGTCTCTGGCAGTGATGATACAAATCTTCGGCTGTGGAAATCCAAAGCTTCGGAACAACTTGGAGTT CTTCTTCCACGGGAGCGCAAAAAGCAAGAATACCTGGATGCTGTGAAGGAGCGATATAAGCACCTCCCAGAAGTGAAGCGGATTGTGCG GCATAGACACCTGCCGAAGCCGATCTACAAGGCGGCCAACCTACGGCGTACGATGGTTGAAGCCGAGAACCGGAAAGAGGAGAGGAGGCGAAAGCACAGCGCTCCAGGGAGCATGCCCGGGCAGCCCTTCAGGAAGCGAAGGATCATCAAAGAAGTTGAGTAG
- the LOC120665279 gene encoding PRA1 family protein A1-like isoform X2, producing the protein MDWSAVTAEDLVDALREVDWSTPPRPVPEFFSRFTVPRSYSKWTSRLKCNLYYYRTNYFILIMFILGIGFLWKPVAILAAFMTGLSIAFLNDSFAVTFNEKVTRTVRQFSPHLAAKMRPPITPVLRGRPSSKRSIHICGRPRWVFVLFFSAVSCILWLTSCSLLTVLWALLIALFATVLHASFRTPNLKARLNTFREEFRAVWRNYSEL; encoded by the exons ATGGACTGGAGCGCGGTGACGGCGGAGGACCTGGTGGACGCGCTGCGGGAGGTGGACTggtccacgccgccgcggcccgtcCCGGAGTTCTTCTCCCGCTTCACCGTCCCCCGCTCCTACTCCAAGTGGACCAGCCGCCTCAAGTGCAACCTCTACTA CTACAGGACAAACTATTTCATCTTGATCATGTTCATCCTTG GGATTGGCTTCCTTTGGAAACCGGTTGCAATCCTTGCAGCCTTTATGACTGGACTCAGCATTGCATTTCTCAATGACAG TTTCGCGGTCACTTTCAATGAGAAAGTCACAAGGACAGTGAGACAATTTTCACCACATTTAGCTGCAAAGATGAGGCCACCAATAAC CCCTGTTCTCCGTGGTCGACCAAGCTCAAAGAGATCTATTCATATTTGTGGGCGACCTCGATGGGTGTTTGTTCTATTCTTTTCTGCAG TTAGCTGTATACTCTGGTTGACCTCATGCAGTCTTCTCACAGTCCTCTGGGCACTTCTCATTGCTCTATTTG CAACTGTGCTTCATGCAAGCTTCAGAACACCTAATTTGAAAGCACGTCTGAATACATTCAGAGAGGAATTCCGAGCTGTTTGGAGGAATTACAGCGAGCTTTAA